AATTTAAACGGCTGGCGAAAAAATATAGATCACTGCCAGATGACTTGGCAGAATTCAAGAGAGTGCTCGCAGTCGTGCCCTTGGGAAACAGCAAACATTTTAATGTCATTACAAAAAATGAGCAGTGTGTCATTGTAAAAGCGCGCTTATTTTGTCGGTATTTAAAAGGTTCTTCTTTGAGAATTATTTACGCTTTTCATTGTCAAAGTGATAAAGTTGATTTTATTGAGCTATATTTTAAGGGTGATAAAGAAAACGAAGGTCGCGAAAGAATCAAAGAATACTTGATAAAATCCCCTTTTCTTTAGAGAACATTGTTGCTATAATCCCCAAGTGCAATGGACAGGTCTCGATCTGTCCCTACAATGTGAAATAACTATATAGAGGAGGAATACTATAATGACAGCTATAATGGATATATTTGCGAGGGAAATTCTTGATTCAAGAGGTAATCCAACAATTGAAGTTGATGTGGAATTGGAATGTGGCGCAATGGGAAGAGCGGCTGTGCCATCCGGCGCATCTACAGGAGAGCATGAAGCTTGTGAACTGAGAGACGGAGATAAAAAAAGATTTCTTGGAAAAGGTGTTAGTAAAGCAGTTGAAAATGTAAACGATATAATTGCTCCTGAACTTCTGGATATGGATGCTACAGAGCAGGCGGAAATTGACAGTATTATGATTTCTTTAGACGGCACTCCTAATAAGGCTAAACTGGGAGCAAATGCAATTCTTGGTGTTTCCCTTGCGGTTGCAAAAGCTTCAGCCATTGCACTAGAACAGCCTTTGTATAAGTATATAGGCGGCGTCAATGCAAAGGAACTTCCTGTACCAATGATGAATGTTATTAACGGAGGAAGCCATGCAGACAACAATGTTGATCTGCAGGAGTTTATGATTATGCCTGCTGGAGCTGGTTCGTTCAAAGATGCTTATAGAATGGCTGCCGAAACATTTCATAGTTTAAAAGCAGTTCTTAAAAAGAAAGGATATAGTACAGCAGTTGGAGACGAAGGAGGCTTTGCTCCGAATCTCTCCTCAAACGAGGAAGCAATAAAGGTAATAGTAGAGGCAATTAAGCTTGCAGGTTATATTCCCGGGAAGGATATTTATATAGCTCTTGATCCTGCCGCAAGTGAGTTTTATAAGAATGGCAAGTATGTGATGGCTGGAGAAGGAGATGTTGGAAAATCATCCTCTCAGATGGCAGATTATTACGAAAAGCTGGTTGATAAGTATCCTATAATCTCTATTGAAGATGGTCTTGCTGAAGACGATTGGAAAGGATGGGAAATTCTGACGAAACGTCTTG
This DNA window, taken from bacterium, encodes the following:
- the eno gene encoding phosphopyruvate hydratase translates to MTAIMDIFAREILDSRGNPTIEVDVELECGAMGRAAVPSGASTGEHEACELRDGDKKRFLGKGVSKAVENVNDIIAPELLDMDATEQAEIDSIMISLDGTPNKAKLGANAILGVSLAVAKASAIALEQPLYKYIGGVNAKELPVPMMNVINGGSHADNNVDLQEFMIMPAGAGSFKDAYRMAAETFHSLKAVLKKKGYSTAVGDEGGFAPNLSSNEEAIKVIVEAIKLAGYIPGKDIYIALDPAASEFYKNGKYVMAGEGDVGKSSSQMADYYEKLVDKYPIISIEDGLAEDDWKGWEILTKRLGSKIQIVGDDLFVTNTKRLKMGIEKGIANSILIKLNQIGTLTETLDAIEMAKRAGYTAVVSHRSGETADTTIADVVVGTNAGQIKSGSLCRTDRIAKYNQLLRIEEELGDTAIYKGKGVFYNLC